The Pseudanabaena galeata CCNP1313 genome includes a region encoding these proteins:
- a CDS encoding type I restriction-modification system subunit M/S: MINESEIKQKIWKKLDKLRATSNFVMGDGKMLELIAATKGMETLDSILDDEKSIQLLSRDNESFVPPLYVFNFINEIAKSVNPKSHLDPWITPSSPCNFFDFGQTIAYCLNEPIIEIINTFSPNNKTKIHLGDISKELQYVGAKFDLVTSFTPFCVRRKERIEIDGVSLPTDLGFATIMQSSLLLNETGKGVFLTSPSFLFVDKNKEILSKLGLFVDAVFATPNGIFRPRAGVNAIIIVLTKQLRENTFVAEISSEEKLNKAIFDNYIHCKKGKEIQLGCFVDIKKFSSVQDLILEDEIQRLSERIGNPVVDLGEIILSINKLDKKQKNQFEYLPNSIYLSNFKSHIVANPSEIDVESDSGYQIQLDESKANSIYVANYLNSYTGQKLRQRTVVKEILNSYQVLNCPLYLPNIEMQSEIGEINKKIDKFSSHLEELKQSLWKHPKNYKSISKEIKNINTEDKLEDWIETLPFPLSSILWRYHATKDNGRKVEHLFHFFEALSEFFSMIMLSALVKNQDFYTQECHKWINKDEKFKDWYLKATFGSWNNLTSSLAKETRTYLNADKNTQDFCKQIYGNPDSAFLNMLTSKDIGRILNDVCQYRNRWKGHGGIAGEEEIKNRVADLEQNLNELRKYIADGFEDAKVISAKQGEFEEGVFTFTVKELVGAKSPFREVEIRSLIALDKKKLYLVHSSQTQPVELLPFIKFFEDPDAVYFYTSIESKNVRWVSYHFEKKPERHEPAESDLFKAFEFLKGNIS; the protein is encoded by the coding sequence ATGATTAACGAATCAGAAATCAAACAAAAGATTTGGAAAAAGCTTGACAAGCTAAGAGCAACAAGTAATTTCGTAATGGGTGATGGCAAAATGCTAGAACTCATCGCAGCCACGAAGGGAATGGAAACCCTTGATAGTATTTTAGATGATGAAAAATCTATTCAACTTTTGTCACGCGACAACGAAAGTTTTGTCCCGCCACTTTACGTTTTTAATTTCATCAACGAAATTGCAAAATCTGTTAACCCTAAGTCACACCTAGATCCTTGGATTACCCCTTCATCGCCTTGCAACTTTTTTGATTTTGGACAGACAATAGCTTATTGCTTAAACGAACCAATAATTGAAATCATCAATACATTTTCCCCAAATAACAAAACTAAAATTCATTTAGGTGATATTTCAAAAGAGCTACAATATGTCGGAGCAAAATTTGATTTGGTTACTTCCTTTACGCCATTTTGTGTAAGACGAAAAGAAAGGATAGAGATTGATGGAGTTTCACTACCTACCGATCTTGGCTTTGCCACAATAATGCAATCATCATTACTTTTAAATGAAACAGGAAAGGGGGTTTTTCTGACATCTCCGTCCTTTCTATTTGTTGACAAAAACAAAGAAATTTTAAGCAAGCTTGGGTTGTTTGTAGATGCAGTTTTTGCCACCCCAAATGGAATATTTCGCCCGCGTGCTGGCGTTAATGCAATTATCATTGTTCTCACTAAGCAATTAAGAGAAAATACTTTTGTTGCGGAGATATCAAGTGAAGAAAAACTTAATAAAGCTATATTTGACAACTACATACATTGCAAAAAAGGCAAAGAAATTCAACTGGGATGTTTTGTTGACATAAAAAAATTTAGTTCAGTTCAAGATTTAATTTTAGAAGATGAGATACAAAGATTATCTGAGCGCATTGGAAATCCAGTAGTTGATTTAGGTGAAATAATACTGTCTATTAACAAACTAGATAAGAAACAAAAGAATCAATTTGAATATCTACCGAATTCAATTTATTTGTCAAACTTTAAAAGCCATATAGTTGCTAATCCATCAGAAATAGATGTGGAGTCAGATTCTGGATATCAAATTCAGCTTGATGAATCAAAAGCAAATTCTATTTATGTTGCAAACTATTTGAATAGTTATACTGGTCAAAAACTAAGACAGCGTACTGTAGTTAAGGAAATCTTAAACTCTTATCAAGTACTTAATTGTCCTTTGTACTTGCCAAATATAGAAATGCAATCTGAAATAGGTGAGATCAACAAAAAAATTGACAAATTTTCTTCTCATTTAGAAGAATTAAAACAATCTCTATGGAAACACCCCAAAAATTATAAGTCAATCTCTAAAGAAATCAAAAATATTAATACAGAAGACAAGCTTGAAGATTGGATTGAAACCTTACCTTTTCCGCTTTCTTCCATTTTATGGCGTTACCACGCTACAAAAGACAATGGAAGAAAAGTTGAACATCTTTTTCATTTTTTTGAAGCATTATCAGAATTTTTCTCGATGATCATGTTGAGTGCATTAGTCAAAAACCAAGATTTCTATACTCAAGAATGTCATAAATGGATCAATAAAGACGAAAAATTCAAGGACTGGTATCTGAAAGCAACATTTGGTAGTTGGAATAATCTAACTTCAAGCCTTGCAAAGGAGACAAGAACGTATCTTAACGCAGATAAAAATACACAAGACTTTTGTAAACAAATTTATGGAAATCCAGATTCAGCTTTTCTAAATATGCTTACTAGCAAAGACATAGGACGTATTCTTAATGATGTTTGTCAATATCGCAATCGTTGGAAGGGGCATGGAGGAATTGCTGGTGAAGAAGAAATTAAGAACAGAGTTGCTGATCTTGAACAAAATTTAAATGAGTTGAGAAAATATATTGCAGATGGCTTTGAAGACGCAAAAGTTATTTCGGCTAAACAAGGTGAGTTTGAAGAAGGTGTTTTTACTTTCACCGTCAAAGAACTTGTTGGGGCTAAATCGCCATTTAGGGAGGTTGAAATCAGGTCACTGATTGCTCTTGACAAGAAAAAACTGTACTTGGTTCATTCAAGCCAAACCCAGCCTGTTGAGTTACTACCATTCATAAAATTCTTTGAAGATCCTGACGCAGTGTATTTTTATACAAGCATTGAAAGTAAAAATGTTCGTTGGGTGTCATACCACTTTGAAAAGAAACCTGAGCGACACGAACCAGCAGAGAGCGATTTATTTAAGGCGTTTGAGTTCTTGAAAGGCAACATCAGTTAA
- a CDS encoding tetratricopeptide repeat protein, translated as MKPVLGVVASVLIVGVCADVAIAQLRETPAKKVQFQQQVVVPPNETADQLLERGNAYVRLGNLEGAVVIFRAAIKKNPELTAAHYNLGLAYVQGGKLKEAIYSFQRATRLDPKFAIAYSNLGAAQLQSGDPTQAIPNLQRAVRLDPKLSVAYYNLGLAFKEKKDINNAISNLNQALKLNPQAPETIYNLGLLIQAQGDLQKAITYYAKALQLNPEYAEAYYNLGAALLIQGQTEKAIGQLRNALQFRKNYAEAFYTLGVAQVRAGQKQEAIQSFIQAQAFFNQQKNITWAQQSDRQIQRLRSN; from the coding sequence ATGAAACCAGTTTTGGGAGTTGTCGCGTCGGTCTTAATCGTTGGGGTGTGTGCAGATGTGGCGATCGCCCAACTGCGTGAAACTCCAGCCAAAAAAGTACAGTTTCAGCAACAGGTTGTTGTCCCACCTAACGAAACTGCCGATCAGCTTTTGGAGCGTGGTAATGCCTATGTGCGTTTGGGGAATTTAGAAGGGGCGGTGGTAATTTTTCGGGCGGCGATCAAGAAAAATCCTGAGCTTACTGCTGCACATTACAACCTCGGTCTAGCCTATGTGCAGGGAGGCAAGCTCAAAGAGGCTATTTATTCTTTTCAACGGGCTACCAGACTCGATCCGAAGTTTGCGATCGCTTACAGTAATTTAGGTGCGGCGCAATTGCAGTCGGGTGATCCGACCCAAGCAATTCCCAATTTACAAAGAGCAGTTCGTCTTGATCCAAAACTCTCAGTAGCTTATTACAATCTCGGTCTAGCCTTTAAAGAAAAAAAAGACATTAATAATGCGATCTCCAATCTCAATCAAGCTCTCAAGCTAAATCCTCAAGCGCCTGAAACGATCTATAACTTAGGGCTATTAATTCAAGCTCAGGGTGATCTCCAAAAGGCGATCACCTACTATGCCAAGGCGCTACAACTAAATCCTGAATATGCAGAGGCTTATTACAATTTGGGGGCAGCTTTATTAATTCAAGGTCAGACTGAAAAGGCGATCGGGCAACTGCGTAATGCTTTGCAATTCCGTAAAAACTATGCGGAGGCTTTTTATACGCTTGGGGTGGCGCAGGTAAGGGCTGGACAGAAGCAAGAGGCGATTCAATCTTTTATTCAGGCGCAAGCATTTTTTAATCAGCAAAAAAACATTACATGGGCGCAACAAAGCGATCGCCAGATTCAACGGTTACGCAGTAACTAA
- a CDS encoding anthranilate synthase component II codes for MILVIDNYDSFTYNLVQYLGELLPEFPTLGEIIVKRNDEISIEEVKQLRPAGVVISPGPGRPEEAGVSLDIIREMDATTPILGVCLGHQSMGLMYGGKVVSAPYLMHGKTSQIYHTGVGILAGLANPFTATRYHSLVIDRHNCPDILEVTAWTEDDIIMGVRHKQYPHVQGVQFHPESILTEAGKDLLRNFLKGLSVTV; via the coding sequence ATGATTCTCGTTATCGACAATTACGACAGCTTTACCTATAACCTTGTACAGTACCTTGGGGAATTATTGCCTGAATTCCCCACATTAGGGGAAATTATAGTTAAGCGAAATGACGAAATAAGCATCGAAGAAGTCAAGCAACTTCGCCCCGCAGGAGTCGTAATTTCACCAGGTCCCGGTCGTCCCGAAGAAGCGGGCGTATCTCTAGATATTATTCGGGAAATGGACGCAACCACTCCGATCTTAGGCGTATGTCTCGGACATCAGAGTATGGGTTTGATGTATGGCGGCAAAGTTGTCTCCGCGCCTTACTTAATGCATGGCAAGACCTCACAAATCTATCATACGGGAGTCGGTATTTTGGCAGGACTAGCCAACCCATTTACCGCAACTCGATATCATAGTCTGGTGATTGATCGCCACAATTGCCCAGATATACTTGAAGTTACAGCATGGACTGAAGATGACATAATCATGGGAGTCCGACACAAGCAATATCCTCACGTTCAAGGTGTACAATTCCACCCCGAAAGTATCTTGACTGAGGCAGGTAAAGACTTGCTGAGAAACTTCCTCAAAGGATTGAGCGTCACAGTCTAA
- a CDS encoding MBL fold metallo-hydrolase, translating into MRRRQILRLAQGGLISAFTAGIIADAANSQTNSTLRLQWLGHLSFLISGDNVRFLTHPFRPAGCTAKLTSPTAKSDYILISSRLLDEGYLENLPKDTRVLSEPGSYNLKGINLQGITMDHDRIGGRRFGRNVAWRWKQSGIFILHLGGAAAPITASQRILMGRPDVLILPIGGNPQGTDPMQLKAYSPAEARAIVQELNPRIVIPTYYRTDKSSNSCQLASVDDFLALMPPDTVRKLEGSTLELNANSLPQTTVVRILKS; encoded by the coding sequence ATGCGCCGCAGACAAATTCTTCGACTCGCCCAAGGTGGACTAATCTCAGCATTTACCGCAGGAATCATCGCTGACGCAGCCAACTCGCAGACTAATTCAACCCTAAGACTTCAGTGGTTGGGACATTTATCTTTTTTAATCTCAGGGGATAATGTCCGTTTTTTAACACATCCTTTCCGTCCTGCTGGTTGTACAGCCAAATTAACCTCTCCTACGGCAAAATCTGACTATATTTTAATTAGCTCACGATTATTAGATGAAGGATATTTAGAAAATCTTCCCAAGGATACACGAGTTTTGTCTGAGCCAGGTTCTTACAATCTGAAGGGGATTAATCTTCAAGGCATTACGATGGATCATGATCGCATCGGTGGTCGTAGATTTGGTCGGAATGTGGCATGGCGCTGGAAACAATCGGGTATTTTTATCTTGCATTTAGGTGGAGCCGCCGCACCAATCACAGCTTCTCAAAGAATTTTGATGGGTCGTCCCGATGTTTTGATCTTGCCCATTGGCGGTAATCCTCAAGGCACTGATCCAATGCAACTAAAAGCTTATTCCCCAGCCGAAGCAAGGGCGATCGTCCAAGAACTTAATCCCCGCATTGTCATCCCCACTTATTACCGTACTGACAAATCTAGTAATTCTTGTCAATTGGCATCCGTAGATGATTTCCTCGCCCTTATGCCCCCCGACACAGTGCGTAAACTCGAAGGCTCAACGCTAGAGCTGAATGCTAATAGCCTGCCGCAAACTACGGTAGTGCGCATTCTCAAATCATAA
- a CDS encoding L,D-transpeptidase family protein — translation MGMRSQNLLSSFVRVIIAANIFTFISLSGNPQNDLTWAKNLDTKSNSSNPKRFLFIDLQNHWSRLFVEGLLSQTALKDALVNSDTNSQFQPNRSITRAELANLLEIAFANRNVPKITTRLNEPATKAEVLVAIARELNLNSKAHKTPQTYLLSMYRDALKVPDYAIPAIATLTQRGLVTNYPDPRILAPTNAITKSELAVLLYQALAYQKKLPALSSLYTINPNRQLWDRELMQVTRLEVSISKRKVTAFHGEIPLKTYPVAVGKEGWSTPIGNHRVLQTIEYPAWQNPFTGAVIPSRDPNNPLGDRWIGFWTNGKEWSGFHGTPNRASVGQAASHGCIRMYNEDVRELFSQVTVGTIVRVSP, via the coding sequence ATGGGGATGCGATCGCAAAATCTTTTATCTTCTTTTGTGCGCGTCATTATCGCTGCCAATATATTTACTTTTATTTCACTCAGTGGGAATCCTCAAAATGATCTTACTTGGGCAAAAAATCTAGACACTAAAAGTAATTCATCTAATCCCAAGCGCTTTTTATTCATCGATTTACAAAATCATTGGTCACGATTGTTTGTTGAAGGGTTATTGTCACAGACAGCTTTAAAAGATGCTTTAGTGAATTCTGATACAAATAGCCAATTTCAGCCCAATCGCTCTATTACCCGTGCTGAACTTGCCAACTTATTAGAGATTGCCTTTGCTAATCGCAATGTTCCCAAGATTACAACGCGCTTAAATGAGCCTGCCACCAAAGCCGAGGTCTTAGTGGCGATCGCCCGTGAACTCAACCTCAATAGCAAAGCTCACAAAACACCGCAAACATATTTGCTATCAATGTATCGTGATGCTTTAAAAGTCCCTGACTATGCTATCCCTGCGATCGCTACACTTACTCAACGAGGTTTAGTCACTAACTATCCCGATCCAAGGATTCTTGCGCCTACTAATGCGATTACTAAGAGTGAACTAGCCGTCTTGCTTTATCAAGCTCTTGCTTATCAAAAGAAATTGCCAGCACTAAGCTCTCTCTATACAATTAATCCCAATCGACAACTGTGGGATCGGGAACTGATGCAGGTGACACGCCTTGAAGTTAGCATCAGCAAGCGCAAGGTTACTGCCTTTCACGGGGAAATACCTTTGAAGACCTATCCTGTAGCAGTGGGGAAAGAAGGCTGGAGTACCCCAATCGGCAATCATCGGGTTTTACAAACGATTGAGTATCCTGCTTGGCAAAATCCCTTTACAGGTGCTGTAATTCCGAGTAGAGATCCTAACAATCCTCTAGGCGATCGCTGGATTGGCTTTTGGACAAATGGTAAAGAGTGGTCTGGTTTTCATGGCACTCCTAACCGAGCCTCAGTGGGGCAAGCGGCTTCCCATGGTTGTATCCGTATGTATAACGAAGATGTCCGAGAACTGTTTAGCCAAGTAACCGTAGGAACTATCGTGAGAGTATCGCCATAA
- a CDS encoding PhoX family protein codes for MTIKRRDFLTFIGGIGGAMLLDVGSRDCSVSKFSMPFMGAEGNSEALAATSSSQLNFKPIKGPMPLITDAIAPSKQSQFYRTFEVADDLVLPEGFVYDVIAAWGDPVGDSRFGYNNDYLSLIETSANEGYLTVNFEYISSIPWEQSYAKVIGKNLPFDEVDSALKALGTKDIDAWSLAANDPLKAKIELISKEALIDLGIGIISVRRTSEGKWVRTNSKADRRITGISGLDDGRYLKTTGPATIIFRKEKGLGYTDKIGDLIIGTFNNCAGGTTPWGTVFSAEENFQDFVPEPVMPDGTSLDPSKKKFIKDSGDLNGVANVFGLAGNKYGWMVEIDPANPEDYGTKHTWLGRYRHEAVGIRAEADKPLVFYSGCDRRGGHLYKFVSKGLVNDPKDKRNSQLLESGMLYAAKFNADGTGSWIALEPSTPINPHRLDVLAGKMLPLPQRPAGGIFRATKEEEISEFKSKFKTLGDLYVGSDREKQGAILIDAHYAANAIGATCAARPEDTKVATDGSLFITFTSGAASNSDGSPDLRIFKGADGKAYEYGWIMRLNEQENQPNAMNFQWSMIATGGEPTEGGLGFANPDNLAIDRSGHLWMVTDISTDKYNLAIPSRKDKSGKCVSQSDLRGLYGNSSIWFLPTSGADIGKAFLFGFGPMECETTGPFFSSDQQTLFLAVQHPGEIRGTRKDMAFESRQFAMRTTDGKEFMQTRKVPIGSNWPSLKPNDSPKPAVVAIRKISNSSI; via the coding sequence ATGACCATTAAACGCAGAGATTTCCTAACTTTTATCGGTGGAATTGGCGGAGCAATGTTATTGGACGTAGGATCTCGCGATTGCTCAGTCTCCAAATTTTCTATGCCTTTTATGGGAGCTGAAGGAAACAGTGAAGCGCTAGCCGCAACATCTTCTTCACAGTTAAACTTTAAACCGATTAAAGGACCAATGCCATTGATAACTGATGCGATTGCACCGTCAAAACAGAGTCAATTTTATAGAACTTTTGAAGTAGCTGACGATCTAGTTTTACCTGAAGGATTTGTCTATGATGTCATTGCCGCATGGGGCGACCCAGTGGGTGACTCGCGTTTTGGCTATAACAATGACTATTTATCTCTTATTGAAACAAGCGCGAATGAAGGATATCTAACTGTCAATTTTGAATATATTAGTAGTATTCCTTGGGAGCAGTCCTACGCAAAGGTTATTGGCAAAAATTTACCATTCGATGAAGTTGACTCAGCCCTTAAAGCTCTCGGTACTAAGGATATCGATGCATGGTCTTTAGCCGCAAATGATCCTCTCAAAGCCAAAATTGAGTTGATCTCCAAAGAAGCACTGATTGATTTGGGAATTGGTATAATTTCTGTACGTCGAACCTCTGAAGGTAAATGGGTGCGAACAAATTCCAAAGCCGATCGCCGCATTACTGGCATCTCAGGTTTAGATGATGGTCGCTATCTCAAGACAACTGGTCCCGCTACCATAATTTTTCGCAAAGAGAAGGGTTTAGGCTACACCGATAAAATCGGTGATCTCATTATCGGCACATTTAACAATTGTGCGGGTGGTACAACCCCTTGGGGAACTGTATTTAGCGCCGAAGAGAATTTTCAAGATTTTGTACCAGAACCAGTAATGCCTGATGGAACTTCCCTCGATCCGAGCAAGAAGAAATTCATTAAAGACAGTGGTGATCTCAATGGTGTTGCCAATGTGTTTGGCTTAGCAGGTAACAAATACGGCTGGATGGTAGAAATTGACCCTGCTAATCCTGAGGATTATGGCACAAAGCACACTTGGCTAGGTCGCTATCGCCATGAAGCGGTAGGCATTCGCGCCGAAGCTGACAAGCCACTGGTATTTTATTCGGGTTGCGATCGCCGTGGAGGACACCTTTATAAATTTGTTAGCAAAGGGCTTGTTAACGATCCTAAAGACAAGAGGAATTCTCAACTTTTGGAATCAGGAATGCTCTACGCGGCTAAGTTTAATGCGGATGGTACGGGTAGCTGGATAGCTTTAGAACCTTCTACCCCAATCAATCCACATAGATTAGATGTCCTTGCTGGGAAAATGTTGCCTCTTCCCCAAAGACCCGCAGGTGGCATTTTCCGAGCAACTAAAGAAGAGGAGATTTCGGAATTTAAGTCCAAGTTCAAAACCTTGGGTGATTTGTATGTAGGTAGCGATCGCGAAAAGCAAGGCGCAATTTTAATCGATGCTCACTATGCGGCTAATGCTATTGGCGCAACCTGTGCCGCACGTCCTGAAGACACTAAAGTAGCCACCGATGGTTCTTTATTTATTACTTTTACATCAGGTGCTGCTAGTAATAGCGATGGTAGTCCAGATTTGAGAATCTTTAAAGGTGCTGATGGCAAAGCTTACGAATATGGCTGGATCATGCGTTTAAACGAGCAGGAAAATCAACCCAATGCGATGAACTTCCAATGGTCTATGATTGCTACAGGTGGCGAACCTACGGAGGGAGGTCTAGGTTTTGCAAATCCCGATAACTTAGCGATTGATCGCAGTGGCCATCTCTGGATGGTTACCGACATATCAACTGACAAGTATAACCTCGCGATTCCTAGTCGCAAAGACAAGTCTGGGAAATGTGTTAGTCAATCAGACTTGCGCGGACTTTACGGTAACAGTTCTATCTGGTTTTTACCAACATCTGGAGCTGATATTGGGAAGGCTTTTCTATTTGGATTCGGTCCAATGGAATGTGAAACCACAGGACCATTTTTCTCTAGCGATCAGCAGACGTTATTCTTAGCAGTGCAGCACCCTGGGGAAATTAGAGGCACTCGCAAAGATATGGCATTTGAATCTCGTCAATTTGCGATGCGAACCACAGATGGCAAAGAGTTTATGCAAACTCGTAAAGTTCCCATCGGCTCCAACTGGCCCTCCCTCAAGCCTAATGATTCACCAAAACCAGCAGTAGTTGCCATTCGCAAAATTAGCAATAGCTCGATCTAA
- a CDS encoding HNH endonuclease, producing the protein MAKVLVLNASYEPLNITNWQRAIVLVIKGKAEQVEHNGKMIYPGMPLPTVIRMLQYISIPYKEIPLTRRNILHRDAHSCQYCGHTGDDLTLDHVLPRSRGGGDSWDNIITACVRCNVKKGNRTPKEASMPLRKQPRRPHSGLHFEVTKYLRSGNHDEWQKYIIS; encoded by the coding sequence ATGGCAAAAGTCCTTGTACTAAATGCATCCTATGAACCGCTGAACATTACAAATTGGCAGCGAGCTATTGTGTTGGTTATAAAAGGCAAGGCTGAGCAAGTAGAACATAATGGCAAGATGATTTATCCTGGGATGCCATTACCCACGGTGATCCGAATGCTGCAATATATCAGCATTCCCTACAAAGAAATTCCGCTTACCCGTCGTAATATTCTCCACCGTGATGCTCATTCCTGTCAGTACTGTGGACATACAGGTGATGATTTGACGCTCGATCACGTTTTGCCGCGATCGCGTGGTGGTGGTGATAGTTGGGACAATATTATTACCGCTTGTGTCCGTTGTAATGTCAAAAAAGGCAATCGTACCCCTAAGGAAGCTTCGATGCCACTACGCAAGCAGCCACGTCGTCCCCACAGTGGTTTGCATTTCGAGGTGACGAAATATCTGCGATCGGGAAATCATGACGAATGGCAAAAATATATTATTAGCTGA
- the arsB gene encoding ACR3 family arsenite efflux transporter, with translation MINTHNFHQQQSSVGSGLSFFEKYLTVWVALCIVIGIAIGRIFPDVTKSLDAMSIYEVSVPIAICLFFMMYPIMVKIDFTQAKNALRTPKPVILTLVVNWLIKPFTMVAFATFFLGTIFRPLIAGTEILRGAEVALADSYIAGAILLGIAPCTAMVMMWGYLSYGNQVLTLIMVAVNSLTMLLLYAPLGNWLLRASDFIVPWQTMVLSVLIYVALPLFAGIYSRYWVIKSKGKKWFEQKFLKALSPVATIALLTTLIILFAFKGEVIVKNPLHILLIAVPLFIQTIFIFTISYVAALKLGMDYEDSAPAAMIGASNHFEVAIATAVVLFGLNSGAALATVVGVLIEVPVMLMLVEFCKRTAFWFPRHPDKALLHDPRCPSISTSPE, from the coding sequence ATTATAAATACACATAATTTCCATCAACAACAATCGTCTGTTGGCTCAGGACTGAGCTTTTTTGAAAAGTACCTGACCGTTTGGGTCGCCCTTTGCATTGTGATCGGCATCGCGATCGGTCGGATCTTTCCTGATGTCACTAAATCCCTAGATGCGATGAGCATTTATGAAGTGTCAGTACCAATCGCCATTTGTCTATTCTTCATGATGTATCCGATCATGGTGAAAATTGACTTTACCCAAGCTAAAAACGCTCTTCGCACCCCCAAGCCTGTCATCCTTACCCTCGTAGTCAATTGGCTCATCAAACCCTTCACAATGGTTGCCTTTGCCACCTTCTTTTTGGGAACCATATTTCGCCCCTTGATCGCAGGTACAGAAATCCTACGAGGAGCCGAAGTTGCCCTTGCTGATTCCTACATTGCAGGTGCAATTTTATTGGGAATTGCCCCCTGCACAGCAATGGTGATGATGTGGGGATATCTGTCCTATGGTAATCAGGTTTTGACTCTGATCATGGTGGCGGTTAACTCCTTAACGATGTTATTGCTCTATGCTCCCCTTGGTAATTGGCTATTACGCGCCAGTGATTTTATTGTGCCTTGGCAGACGATGGTTCTCTCAGTTTTAATTTATGTGGCGCTACCTCTATTTGCTGGCATTTATAGCCGCTACTGGGTGATTAAAAGCAAAGGCAAGAAATGGTTTGAGCAGAAATTTTTGAAGGCGCTATCTCCCGTTGCCACGATCGCTTTACTGACCACTCTGATTATTCTCTTTGCTTTCAAGGGAGAAGTAATTGTTAAAAATCCTCTGCATATTCTCCTGATCGCCGTGCCGCTATTTATCCAAACCATCTTTATTTTTACGATCAGCTATGTTGCGGCTCTAAAATTGGGTATGGACTATGAAGACTCGGCTCCTGCGGCAATGATCGGCGCTAGTAATCACTTTGAAGTGGCGATCGCCACAGCAGTTGTTCTATTTGGCTTAAACTCAGGGGCGGCTCTAGCTACAGTGGTAGGAGTATTGATCGAAGTACCTGTAATGTTGATGCTGGTGGAATTCTGCAAGCGCACTGCTTTCTGGTTCCCGCGCCATCCTGATAAAGCCTTATTACATGATCCCCGATGTCCATCAATTTCTACAAGTCCTGAGTAA
- a CDS encoding permease, with amino-acid sequence MFDPFYPFDWLATQIVSGLMGISVKSPLGSSLHFFFYDVPKVLTLLAVISFVIGTLQSFMSPEKVRHFLEGKRTFAGNIMAAMLGAITPFCSCSAVPLFIGFLRAGVPLGVTFSYLISAPMVDAVAIFLLWSLFGLQATLIYVGFGVSLAILAGFIIGNFKLEKWVEPSIIKMQQLCQTGEVETEDESFSPVISWKERISEAQFQTTEILKSVWLYVVIGIAIGAGIHGYAPTELITQWAGRDNPFAVLIATLIGVPLYTNVAGVLPIAEALVNKGMPLGTVLSFTMAVTALSLPQMIILKRVLLPQLLFIFIGLTTVGIITVGYIFNTLLLY; translated from the coding sequence ATGTTCGATCCCTTCTATCCCTTTGATTGGTTAGCCACGCAGATTGTATCGGGATTAATGGGAATATCGGTAAAATCCCCCCTTGGTTCCAGCTTGCATTTTTTCTTCTATGATGTGCCGAAAGTATTGACCTTGCTGGCGGTGATTAGCTTTGTGATTGGCACTCTCCAAAGCTTTATGTCTCCTGAAAAGGTGCGCCACTTCCTTGAGGGCAAACGCACATTTGCAGGAAATATAATGGCGGCGATGTTGGGAGCAATTACACCTTTCTGCTCCTGTTCGGCAGTACCGCTATTTATTGGATTTTTGCGGGCGGGTGTCCCGCTTGGGGTCACCTTCTCCTATTTGATTTCCGCGCCGATGGTGGATGCAGTTGCCATTTTCTTGTTGTGGAGTCTATTTGGACTACAAGCAACTTTAATCTATGTTGGGTTTGGTGTTAGCTTGGCAATTTTGGCAGGTTTTATCATTGGCAACTTCAAGCTAGAAAAGTGGGTGGAGCCATCAATTATAAAAATGCAACAGCTTTGCCAAACAGGTGAGGTTGAAACAGAAGACGAATCCTTTAGCCCTGTAATTTCATGGAAAGAGAGAATTTCCGAAGCACAATTTCAGACCACAGAAATCTTAAAATCAGTATGGCTTTATGTGGTGATTGGGATTGCGATCGGTGCTGGCATTCATGGCTACGCGCCAACGGAGCTAATCACTCAGTGGGCGGGGCGCGATAATCCTTTTGCAGTCCTAATCGCAACCTTGATTGGTGTGCCACTCTATACCAATGTTGCGGGTGTACTTCCCATTGCTGAGGCTTTGGTAAATAAAGGAATGCCTTTGGGAACGGTGCTATCCTTCACGATGGCAGTAACAGCGCTATCTTTGCCTCAGATGATCATTCTCAAAAGGGTATTATTGCCACAACTTCTATTTATATTCATAGGGCTGACCACTGTGGGAATTATTACAGTGGGTTACATTTTTAATACGCTGCTACTCTACTAA